In Capricornis sumatraensis isolate serow.1 chromosome 16, serow.2, whole genome shotgun sequence, a genomic segment contains:
- the LOC138092190 gene encoding olfactory receptor 51F1-like, with translation MPIFHNSTLPTFLLTGIPGLEWAHTWISIPFCCLYLTALSGNTLILFIVLTEQSLHEPMYYFLSMLSTTDIGLCISTLVTVLGIFWVNAREISFNACLSQMFFIHLFTFMESSVLLAMAFDRFVAISNPLRYATILTHTRIAQIGLAVITRGTVILTPLVLLLKRLSFCHSHVLHHSYCFHPDVMKLSCSDTKINSVFGLTAIISTAGVDSVFILLSYVLIIHSVLNIASPEERKKAFSTCISHITAVAIFYIPLISLSFVHRFGKHAPFYVPTLIANVYLLIPPVMNPIIYSVKTKPIQKAMLKLLHFKGTHF, from the coding sequence ATGCCAATTTTCCATAACTCCACTTTGCCCACTTTCCTCTTGACTGGCATCCCTGGGCTTGAATGGGCCCACACCTGGATCTCCATCCCATTCTGCTGCCTTTATTTGACTGCTCTTTCTGGAAATACTTTGATCCTGTTCATAGTCCTCACTGAGCAAAGCCTCCACGAGCCCATGTACTACTTCCTGTCCATGTTGTCCACCACCGACATTGGCTTATGCATCTCAACACTGGTGACAGTACTGGGAATCTTCTGGGTCAATGCCCGGGAAATCAGCTTCAATGCTTGCTTATCACAGATGTTCTTCATtcacctcttcactttcatggaaTCTTCGGTGCTCCTGGCTATGGCCTTTGACCGTTTTGTGGCCATTTCTAACCCCCTGAGATATGCTACCATTCTAACACACACGAGGATTGCACAGATTGGTCTAGCAGTCATCACCAGGGGGACAGTCATTCTGACACCACTAGTCCTGCTTCTTAAACGTCTATCATTCTGCCATAGTCATGTGCTCCATCACTCCTACTGCTTCCACCCTGATGTGATGAAGCTCTCGTGTTCAGACACAAAGATCAATAGTGTATTTGGACTAACTGCAATTATCTCTACTGCTGGGGTGGACTCTGTCTTTATCCTGCTTTCCTATGTCTTGATCATTCACTCGGTTCTCAACATTGCATCCccagaggagaggaagaaggccTTCAGCACCTGCATTTCTCATATCACTGCTGTGGCCATATTCTACATCCCTTTGATCAGCCTGTCTTTTGTTCACAGATTTGGAAAACATGCTCCATTCTATGTGCCCACACTCATTGCTAATGTATACTTGCTCATCCCTCCTGTGATGAATCCCATCATCTATAGTGTAAAAACAAAGCCAATTCAAAAAGCTATGCTCAAACTTTTACATTTCAAGGGAACTCATTTTTAA